The Estrella lausannensis genome window below encodes:
- the rpmG gene encoding 50S ribosomal protein L33, whose amino-acid sequence MASKREKIKLKSSKSNFHYYTMKNKTQTPDRLTLKKYDPIVREHVEFKETK is encoded by the coding sequence ATGGCAAGCAAAAGAGAAAAAATTAAACTGAAAAGCTCCAAGAGCAACTTCCACTATTACACAATGAAAAACAAAACCCAAACACCGGATCGCTTGACTCTAAAGAAGTACGATCCTATCGTTAGGGAACACGTAGAATTTAAAGAGACAAAATAA
- a CDS encoding ABC transporter permease has protein sequence MRFFELSVALKYIKPDIRQLSVSIISMISVLVISLVVWLVVVFLSISWGLEKGWVAKLITLSAPVRVVPTDAYYQSYYYLADSISSGSNYAPKTLGEKLIAEKADPYDPEWDQEIPAHFPKPDLDASGSLKDLIQIAFREIDKVREATPYEYQKAVSAMSLKMFRRGASEDEDTVAFLNQNVYVGSLEGSGVENTQVILKPKEDDIRALMTSFSYGFETPDGAWLHANQPLIEKRLSSWEELLEKQKSGTSGTLANPFFFELSKEHSILRDSLATYGERAPEAILVPKIFKESGVRMGDRGHLNYFAPSADGPRELKMPVIVAGFYDPGIIPLGGRFILTRKEVVSLLQASVPDDMRHEATGIGVNLTDIAVADHVKEEILARFQAQGITPYFRVETYKEYDYAKDIILQLQSEKNLFTMLAVIILIVACSNIVSMLIILVNDKKTEIGILRSMGATSLSIASIFGATGIFLGISGSIIGISLAILTLNNLDSLIALITRMQGYEMFNPQIYGEALPSELSVEALLFVVFSTAFISLIAGTVPACKACLLKPSEILKAE, from the coding sequence ATGCGCTTCTTTGAGCTGTCGGTTGCCCTGAAATACATCAAACCGGATATCAGACAGCTCTCGGTGTCCATTATCAGCATGATATCAGTGCTGGTGATCTCTCTTGTCGTATGGCTTGTCGTCGTCTTTCTATCTATATCCTGGGGGCTGGAAAAAGGTTGGGTCGCCAAACTGATCACCCTCTCTGCCCCTGTAAGAGTAGTCCCCACAGACGCCTACTATCAAAGTTACTATTACCTGGCCGACTCCATCAGCTCCGGTTCAAACTACGCACCCAAGACGCTAGGAGAAAAGCTGATCGCTGAGAAGGCAGATCCCTACGACCCCGAATGGGATCAGGAGATCCCCGCCCACTTCCCCAAACCAGACCTCGATGCCTCCGGCTCGTTAAAAGATCTCATCCAAATCGCCTTCCGGGAAATCGACAAAGTTCGGGAAGCCACGCCCTATGAGTATCAAAAAGCTGTCTCAGCAATGTCCCTGAAGATGTTTCGGAGGGGAGCTAGCGAAGACGAGGATACGGTTGCTTTTCTCAATCAAAACGTCTATGTCGGCTCTCTTGAAGGGAGCGGCGTAGAAAACACCCAGGTCATTCTTAAGCCCAAAGAAGATGACATCAGAGCCCTGATGACCTCTTTCTCCTACGGTTTTGAAACACCAGACGGTGCATGGCTGCACGCGAACCAGCCGCTTATCGAAAAGCGCTTGAGCAGCTGGGAAGAGCTCTTAGAAAAGCAAAAATCCGGCACTTCAGGTACCCTGGCCAATCCCTTCTTTTTCGAACTCTCCAAAGAACACTCCATCTTAAGGGACAGCCTGGCAACCTACGGAGAAAGAGCGCCCGAGGCCATACTAGTACCTAAAATTTTTAAGGAAAGCGGCGTCCGAATGGGCGACAGGGGCCACCTAAACTACTTTGCCCCCAGTGCCGACGGACCGCGCGAGCTAAAAATGCCTGTGATCGTGGCCGGCTTTTACGATCCGGGAATCATCCCGCTAGGCGGGCGCTTCATCTTAACCCGCAAAGAAGTCGTCTCCCTGCTTCAGGCAAGCGTGCCCGATGATATGCGGCACGAGGCGACCGGCATCGGGGTCAACTTAACCGACATCGCAGTAGCAGATCACGTCAAAGAAGAAATCTTAGCCCGATTTCAGGCCCAGGGCATCACCCCCTATTTCCGGGTCGAGACCTATAAAGAATATGACTACGCCAAAGACATTATCCTGCAGCTCCAGAGTGAAAAAAATTTATTCACCATGCTTGCAGTGATCATATTAATTGTGGCCTGCTCCAATATCGTCTCCATGCTGATCATCTTGGTCAACGACAAAAAGACAGAGATCGGTATCTTGAGATCCATGGGAGCGACATCTTTAAGCATAGCCTCCATCTTCGGTGCGACAGGAATTTTTCTGGGGATCAGCGGCTCGATAATCGGCATCTCACTTGCCATCCTGACATTGAACAATCTCGATTCCCTGATTGCCCTGATCACAAGAATGCAGGGGTATGAGATGTTCAACCCTCAAATCTACGGAGAAGCACTGCCCAGTGAACTCAGTGTTGAAGCTCTTCTCTTTGTCGTTTTCTCCACAGCCTTTATCTCGCTGATCGCAGGCACCGTTCCCGCCTGCAAGGCCTGCCTGCTTAAACCGTCGGAAATCCTCAAGGCGGAGTAA
- a CDS encoding ABC transporter ATP-binding protein: MSIQTPLLKACEIHKTFAKPRRLEVLKGINLEVYPGETIAIVGKSGEGKSTLLNILGTLEKPTSGSLFIDDEAVSLMNVSRIRGQKLGFVFQSFHLLEDYTVMENILFPAAIARVATGRGTDAYKRAEELLELVGLTERKDYSAKLLSGGEKQRVAIARAFLNNPSIILADEPTGNLDEETSAAIHRMLFNFAAQGKACIIVTHSTKLANECSRTITLKGGSLAADSMQITEIDRIQIR, from the coding sequence ATGAGCATACAAACACCGCTGCTAAAAGCCTGCGAGATCCACAAAACCTTTGCGAAGCCAAGACGTCTGGAAGTTTTAAAAGGAATCAACCTTGAAGTCTATCCAGGTGAGACCATAGCGATCGTGGGAAAGTCAGGAGAGGGCAAAAGCACTTTACTGAATATCTTAGGCACTCTCGAAAAACCCACCTCAGGCTCCCTTTTCATCGACGACGAAGCGGTTTCGTTGATGAATGTATCGCGCATCCGAGGCCAAAAGCTGGGCTTTGTCTTTCAGTCGTTCCATCTTCTTGAAGATTATACAGTCATGGAAAACATCCTTTTTCCCGCCGCCATTGCACGAGTGGCGACTGGCCGCGGGACAGATGCCTACAAAAGGGCGGAAGAGCTTCTTGAACTTGTCGGGCTTACCGAGCGAAAGGACTACAGCGCAAAGCTCCTATCGGGAGGTGAAAAGCAGCGTGTCGCTATTGCCCGCGCCTTCCTAAACAACCCCTCGATCATCCTCGCGGATGAACCCACCGGCAACTTAGATGAAGAGACTTCTGCAGCCATACACCGTATGCTCTTCAATTTCGCCGCACAAGGCAAAGCCTGCATCATAGTGACCCACAGCACCAAGCTTGCTAACGAGTGTTCGAGGACGATCACTTTAAAAGGCGGCTCCCTTGCCGCCGATTCGATGCAAATTACCGAAATCGACAGAATCCAAATCCGTTAA
- a CDS encoding anion permease, which yields MNIAQLLFIFALGIAIALFPVPDGLALETWRLFAVFVATIVGVILQPLPMGCIALLSLSSLIVTKTLSFESAFSGFSSESAWLIVLAYFIARGFIKTGLGQRISYLFMSLLGGHPIGLGFGILATDLVLAPAIPSNTARTGGVVLPILESLAEIFHSKPKDPSSKRIGAYLTQVAIQGSCITSAMFLTSMSANPLIADLSRDFGVEITWSGWAIAAAVPGLVSLAVCPFLMYLLMPPEIQDSKNAPALAREKLKAIGRMKRDEWTMLGVFISTIILWAFAKEIGIKPAASALTGVALLLLTRVLTWDDVKKESSAWETLVWFATILMLASQLSKQGFTDWMGEKLSHLVIGYDWKMGFLFLSLSYFYTHYFFASNLAHVTALYATFLSIALTIGTPPLFAALVLGFFSSLFGALTHYTSGPAALLFGAGFVDVKAWWRAGIIASVVNLAIWMGLGAIWWGILGIL from the coding sequence ATGAACATTGCTCAACTCTTATTTATCTTCGCGCTAGGAATCGCCATTGCCCTTTTTCCAGTTCCCGACGGACTCGCGTTAGAAACGTGGCGCTTATTCGCCGTCTTTGTCGCCACCATCGTTGGAGTCATCCTGCAGCCTTTGCCCATGGGCTGCATCGCCCTGCTCAGCCTCTCGAGCTTGATCGTCACTAAAACACTCTCTTTTGAATCGGCCTTCTCGGGCTTCAGCTCGGAGTCTGCCTGGCTGATCGTACTTGCCTATTTCATCGCCCGCGGATTCATCAAGACCGGTCTTGGTCAGCGCATCAGCTACCTCTTCATGTCTCTCCTGGGGGGGCACCCGATTGGACTCGGCTTCGGCATCTTGGCAACCGATCTTGTCCTCGCGCCTGCCATTCCGTCCAACACGGCCCGCACCGGAGGCGTCGTTCTTCCGATATTGGAGTCTCTCGCAGAGATTTTTCATAGCAAACCAAAGGACCCTTCCTCAAAGCGCATCGGAGCCTATCTGACTCAAGTTGCCATTCAGGGCTCTTGCATCACATCAGCCATGTTTTTAACAAGCATGTCGGCCAACCCCCTGATTGCCGACCTGTCACGTGATTTTGGAGTTGAAATCACTTGGAGCGGATGGGCGATAGCGGCCGCCGTTCCCGGACTCGTTTCACTGGCTGTTTGCCCCTTTCTGATGTATCTGCTGATGCCTCCTGAGATCCAGGATTCAAAAAACGCCCCTGCTTTGGCCCGAGAGAAACTGAAAGCAATCGGGCGCATGAAAAGAGATGAGTGGACAATGCTCGGGGTTTTCATATCGACCATTATTCTTTGGGCTTTTGCCAAAGAGATCGGTATCAAGCCTGCTGCTTCCGCTCTAACGGGTGTCGCCCTGTTGCTTTTAACACGGGTACTCACCTGGGATGACGTAAAAAAAGAGTCAAGCGCCTGGGAAACTCTCGTCTGGTTTGCCACCATTTTAATGCTTGCCTCCCAGCTTTCCAAGCAGGGATTTACCGATTGGATGGGAGAAAAGCTGTCGCACCTGGTCATCGGCTATGACTGGAAAATGGGATTTTTATTCCTTTCACTGTCCTACTTCTATACCCACTACTTCTTCGCAAGCAACCTGGCCCATGTGACGGCGCTTTACGCCACTTTCCTAAGCATTGCACTGACCATCGGGACTCCCCCGCTTTTTGCCGCGCTCGTTCTGGGCTTTTTCAGCAGCCTCTTCGGCGCCCTGACACACTACACCTCGGGACCTGCAGCGCTGCTTTTCGGAGCAGGTTTTGTCGATGTTAAAGCATGGTGGAGAGCAGGAATCATCGCCAGCGTCGTCAATCTTGCCATCTGGATGGGCCTCGGCGCTATCTGGTGGGGTATTCTGGGAATACTATAG